In one Micromonospora polyrhachis genomic region, the following are encoded:
- a CDS encoding NAD+ synthase — protein MPTLRLALAQVNTTVGDLSGNAELVRRWTRTAADAGAQLVAFPEMTLTGYPVEDLVFRESFVTASRAAMHQLATDLAADGLGEVPVLVGYLDADGPPADSVRSVAGKGPRNALAVLHTGRVVATYFKHHLPNYGVFDEDRYFTPGDTLTVIRVGEVDVALTICEDIWQAGGPFTAARRAGVGLVVSVNGSPYELNKDDVRLPLVRRRAAEAGAAVAYVNLVGGQDELVFDGDSMIVTPDGTLLTRAPRFIEQLVVHDLELPAADVARPATEEPPADDPAGMRIARIPVTGALPAPAGPPAIGTIEKPVTDEAEIWQALVVGLRDYVNKNGFPSVVLGLSGGIDSAVVAAIAVDALGPDRVVGVSMPSQHSSEHSRSDAADLAERTGLDYRVEPIQPMVDSFLANLSLAGVAVENLQARVRGVLLMALSNQEGHLVLTTGNKSELAVGYSTLYGDSVGGFNPIKDVWKTLVWKLARWRNEDATRRGEQPPIPENSIGKPPSAELSPGQLDSDTLPEYSELDPILIGYVDGDLGRDGLIATGHDPAVVDRVLRMVDLAEYKRRQSAPGTKTSIKAFGRDRRLPITNRWREHGS, from the coding sequence ATGCCGACCTTGCGCCTCGCTCTCGCCCAGGTCAACACGACCGTGGGTGATCTGTCCGGTAACGCCGAACTGGTCCGCCGATGGACCCGTACCGCTGCGGACGCGGGCGCACAACTCGTCGCCTTCCCCGAGATGACGTTGACCGGTTACCCGGTGGAGGACCTGGTCTTCCGGGAGTCCTTCGTGACCGCCTCCCGGGCCGCCATGCACCAGCTCGCCACCGATCTGGCAGCCGACGGGCTGGGCGAGGTGCCGGTGCTGGTCGGCTACCTCGACGCTGACGGTCCGCCCGCGGACAGCGTCCGGTCCGTGGCGGGCAAGGGGCCGCGCAACGCGCTGGCCGTACTGCACACCGGCCGGGTGGTGGCCACCTACTTCAAGCACCACCTGCCCAACTACGGCGTCTTCGACGAGGACCGCTACTTCACCCCCGGTGACACGCTGACCGTGATCCGCGTCGGCGAGGTGGACGTCGCGCTGACCATCTGTGAGGACATCTGGCAGGCCGGCGGCCCGTTCACCGCCGCCCGCCGGGCCGGTGTCGGCCTGGTCGTCAGCGTCAACGGCTCGCCGTACGAGCTGAACAAGGACGACGTACGACTGCCGCTGGTGCGTCGCCGGGCCGCCGAGGCCGGGGCCGCCGTGGCGTACGTCAACCTGGTCGGCGGACAGGACGAGCTGGTCTTCGACGGTGACTCGATGATCGTCACGCCGGACGGGACGCTGCTGACCCGGGCGCCCCGGTTCATCGAGCAGCTGGTCGTACACGATCTGGAACTGCCGGCGGCGGACGTCGCGCGCCCAGCCACCGAGGAGCCGCCAGCCGACGACCCGGCCGGGATGCGGATCGCCCGGATCCCGGTCACCGGAGCACTGCCCGCTCCGGCGGGACCGCCGGCCATCGGCACGATCGAGAAGCCGGTCACCGACGAGGCCGAGATCTGGCAGGCGCTGGTGGTCGGCCTACGCGACTACGTCAACAAGAACGGCTTTCCCTCGGTGGTGCTCGGTCTCTCCGGCGGCATCGACTCGGCGGTCGTGGCGGCCATCGCGGTGGACGCGCTCGGTCCCGACCGGGTGGTCGGGGTGTCGATGCCGAGCCAGCACTCGTCGGAGCATTCCCGCAGCGACGCCGCCGACCTGGCCGAACGCACCGGCCTGGACTACCGGGTGGAACCGATCCAGCCGATGGTGGACAGCTTCCTGGCCAACCTGTCGCTGGCCGGGGTGGCGGTGGAGAACCTCCAGGCCCGGGTACGCGGCGTGCTGCTGATGGCGCTGTCGAACCAGGAGGGGCATCTCGTCCTCACCACCGGCAACAAGAGCGAGCTGGCGGTCGGCTACTCCACCCTCTACGGCGACTCGGTGGGTGGTTTCAACCCGATCAAGGACGTATGGAAGACGCTGGTCTGGAAGCTGGCCCGGTGGCGCAACGAGGACGCGACCCGGCGCGGCGAGCAGCCGCCGATCCCGGAGAACTCGATCGGCAAGCCGCCCAGCGCCGAGCTGAGCCCCGGCCAGCTCGACAGCGACACCCTGCCGGAGTATTCCGAACTCGACCCGATCCTGATCGGCTACGTCGACGGTGACCTGGGCCGGGACGGGCTGATCGCGACCGGACACGACCCGGCGGTGGTGGACCGGGTGCTGCGCATGGTCGACCTCGCCGAATACAAGCGCCGCCAGTCGGCCCCCGGCACCAAGACCTCGATCAAGGCATTCGGTCGGGACCGGCGACTGCCCATCACCAACCGCTGGCGCGAGCACGGCTCCTGA
- the glnA gene encoding type I glutamate--ammonia ligase, which translates to MDRQQEFVLRTLEERDIRFVRLWFTDVLGTLKSVSVAPAELEAAFAEGIGFDGSAIEGFARVFESDMVAMPDPTTFQVFPFEGGGSGESARMFCDILLPDGSPSWADPRHVLRRALSRAAEKGFTFYTHPEIEFFLLEDGPTDGSVPVPVDAGGYFEHTTHAVARDFRRQAVLALERIGISVEYSHHEVAPGQQEIDLRYADALTTADNIMTFRHVVKEVALSHGVRASFMPKPFTDQPGSGMHTHLSLFEGERNAFHDAGDPMKLSKVGRAFIAGLLTHAREYTAVTNQWVNSYKRLFPQALPDRITESPAYVCWGHLNRSALVRVPAYGKPNSARVEVRSLDSAANPYLAFAVMLGAGLKGIEEGYELPPGAEDDVWSLSNAERKAMGYESLPEDLAEAIDVMAGSELVAEVLGEHVFDFFLRNKRSEWEQYRRVVTPYERERYLAL; encoded by the coding sequence GTGGACCGTCAGCAGGAGTTCGTGCTCCGTACGCTGGAGGAACGGGACATCCGTTTCGTTCGGCTGTGGTTCACCGACGTGCTGGGCACGCTGAAGAGCGTCTCGGTGGCGCCGGCCGAGCTGGAGGCCGCGTTCGCCGAGGGCATCGGTTTCGACGGCTCGGCCATCGAGGGCTTCGCCCGGGTCTTCGAATCCGACATGGTCGCCATGCCCGACCCGACCACCTTCCAGGTCTTCCCGTTCGAGGGTGGGGGCAGCGGCGAAAGCGCCCGGATGTTCTGCGACATCCTGCTCCCCGACGGTAGCCCCTCCTGGGCCGACCCTCGGCACGTGCTGCGTCGGGCGCTGTCCCGGGCCGCCGAGAAGGGGTTCACCTTCTACACCCACCCCGAGATCGAGTTCTTCCTCCTGGAGGACGGCCCCACCGACGGGTCGGTCCCGGTACCGGTCGACGCGGGCGGCTACTTCGAGCACACCACGCACGCCGTTGCCCGGGACTTCCGCCGGCAGGCGGTGTTGGCGCTGGAGCGGATCGGCATCTCGGTGGAATACAGCCACCACGAGGTGGCCCCCGGCCAGCAGGAGATCGACCTGCGCTACGCCGACGCGCTCACTACCGCCGACAACATCATGACCTTCCGGCACGTGGTCAAGGAGGTGGCGCTCTCGCACGGCGTACGGGCCTCGTTCATGCCCAAGCCCTTCACCGACCAGCCGGGCAGCGGCATGCACACCCACCTGTCGCTCTTCGAGGGGGAACGTAACGCGTTCCACGACGCCGGTGACCCGATGAAACTTTCCAAGGTCGGCCGGGCCTTCATCGCCGGCCTGCTCACCCACGCCCGGGAATACACGGCGGTCACCAACCAGTGGGTCAACTCCTACAAGCGGCTCTTCCCGCAGGCGCTGCCGGACCGGATCACCGAGTCCCCGGCGTACGTCTGCTGGGGGCACCTCAACCGCTCCGCGCTGGTGCGGGTGCCGGCGTACGGCAAGCCGAACTCGGCCCGGGTGGAGGTGCGCTCGCTCGACTCGGCCGCCAACCCCTACCTGGCCTTCGCCGTGATGCTCGGTGCCGGCCTCAAGGGCATCGAGGAGGGCTACGAGCTGCCGCCGGGGGCCGAGGACGACGTGTGGTCGCTGTCCAACGCCGAGCGCAAGGCGATGGGGTACGAGTCGCTGCCGGAGGACCTGGCCGAGGCGATCGACGTGATGGCCGGTTCGGAGCTGGTGGCCGAGGTGCTCGGCGAGCACGTCTTCGACTTCTTCCTGCGTAACAAGCGCTCCGAGTGGGAGCAGTACCGCCGGGTGGTCACCCCGTACGAGCGGGAGCGCTATCTGGCACTCTGA
- a CDS encoding GNAT family N-acetyltransferase — MFAIPLGDDAVLRPLEPWQAEEFAADLDRAREHIAPWVGPSFVATGVAGAREVLQRYADKQAKDDARIYGIWRDGVLVGGTLFVSVNAAAGVCEVGCWLEPAAEGRGLITRAVSHMIDWAVEVRGITRVEWVTKSANTRSRNVAKRLGMSLDGVLRQSVPADANGVRADQEVWSVLADEWRSR; from the coding sequence ATGTTCGCTATCCCTCTCGGCGACGACGCCGTACTGCGCCCCCTCGAACCGTGGCAGGCCGAGGAGTTCGCGGCCGACCTTGACCGGGCCCGGGAGCACATCGCCCCCTGGGTCGGGCCGAGTTTCGTGGCCACCGGCGTGGCCGGGGCCCGCGAGGTCCTGCAACGCTACGCGGACAAGCAGGCCAAGGACGACGCCCGGATCTACGGGATCTGGCGGGACGGGGTGCTCGTCGGCGGCACGCTCTTCGTCTCGGTGAACGCGGCGGCCGGGGTGTGCGAGGTTGGCTGCTGGCTGGAACCGGCCGCCGAGGGGCGGGGGTTGATCACCCGCGCGGTCAGCCACATGATCGACTGGGCGGTCGAGGTGCGGGGCATCACCCGGGTCGAGTGGGTGACGAAGTCGGCCAACACCCGCAGCCGTAACGTCGCGAAGCGGTTGGGCATGAGCCTGGACGGGGTGCTGCGGCAGTCCGTGCCGGCCGACGCCAATGGCGTACGGGCCGATCAGGAAGTCTGGTCGGTGCTCGCCGACGAGTGGCGCAGCCGCTGA
- a CDS encoding MFS transporter → MLSPSPAHRWLGLVVISLGMALIVVDTTIVNVIIPPIIEDLAVDSAEAQWIQESYAIVVAALLLLVGRLADLLGARRIFLAGVVVFGATSMLAGLAPTGGLLVLARFLQGVGAAMIVPTSLSLVNATFTGKARGQAFAVWGSTIGAASALGPLLGGWLAEDTSWRWAFGINVPFTVLIFLGALAFLAPSPRTRGRIDVIGAVLSVLGLGLLAFGLIEGRTLGWLGSVEPLSILGFTWDAGPSPVLVALVLAVLTLLGFARRQAILVRSGDTTRALVDTRLFSVRSFRNGNIATLIIGLGEFGIIAVLPLWLQFTLDYSVLQAGLALVPLAVGSFLASSASFGMTARFSSLGLVRLGLVLEIAGLAGLALVATTDSPWWPIALALLLYGVGVGFATAQVTNVVLADVPAHSAGQASGIQSAARQLGSALGIAVLTTAFFSTLGTKLGQLLTATGMSTTESDRFTDTVTDSAGSAIAALAANPQTTVVADAAQLAMTEGITLIGYLAAGLLLLGLIATVAIPTNAAPSVPDRSTPEPDRSTAATPPRPISRQGA, encoded by the coding sequence GTGCTTTCCCCTTCCCCCGCCCACCGATGGCTCGGTCTGGTCGTCATCTCCCTGGGCATGGCGCTGATCGTGGTGGACACCACCATCGTCAATGTGATCATCCCTCCGATCATCGAGGACCTGGCCGTCGACTCCGCCGAGGCACAGTGGATCCAGGAGTCCTACGCCATCGTCGTCGCGGCGCTGCTCCTGCTGGTCGGCCGATTGGCGGACCTACTCGGTGCCCGCCGGATCTTCCTCGCCGGTGTCGTGGTCTTCGGCGCCACCAGCATGCTGGCCGGCCTGGCACCCACTGGCGGCCTGCTCGTCCTGGCCCGCTTCCTGCAGGGAGTGGGGGCAGCCATGATCGTGCCGACCTCCCTGTCCCTGGTGAACGCGACCTTTACCGGAAAGGCACGCGGCCAGGCGTTCGCGGTCTGGGGCTCGACCATCGGCGCGGCCTCAGCGCTCGGCCCGCTGCTGGGCGGCTGGCTCGCCGAGGACACCTCATGGCGCTGGGCGTTCGGCATCAACGTCCCCTTCACCGTACTGATCTTCCTCGGCGCACTGGCATTCCTCGCGCCCTCCCCCCGGACCCGTGGACGCATCGACGTCATCGGGGCGGTCCTCTCGGTTCTCGGGCTTGGCCTGCTCGCCTTCGGACTCATCGAGGGACGCACCCTGGGCTGGCTCGGCAGCGTCGAGCCGCTGAGCATCCTCGGCTTCACCTGGGACGCCGGGCCTTCCCCCGTTCTGGTCGCCCTGGTCCTGGCTGTCCTGACACTGCTCGGATTCGCCCGACGGCAGGCGATCCTCGTCCGGAGTGGCGACACCACGCGGGCTCTGGTCGACACCCGCCTCTTCTCGGTCCGCTCCTTCCGCAACGGCAACATCGCGACTCTGATCATCGGGCTGGGCGAGTTCGGCATCATCGCGGTGCTCCCGCTGTGGCTACAGTTCACCCTCGACTACAGCGTGCTACAGGCCGGCCTCGCCCTGGTCCCCCTGGCCGTCGGGAGCTTCCTCGCCAGCAGCGCCAGTTTCGGGATGACCGCCAGGTTCAGCTCCCTCGGGCTGGTCCGCCTCGGGCTGGTCCTCGAAATCGCCGGCCTCGCCGGACTGGCACTCGTCGCCACCACCGACAGCCCCTGGTGGCCGATCGCACTGGCCCTGCTGCTCTACGGCGTCGGCGTCGGGTTCGCCACCGCTCAGGTCACCAACGTCGTCCTCGCCGACGTTCCCGCCCACAGCGCCGGTCAGGCATCCGGTATCCAGAGCGCCGCACGGCAACTGGGATCCGCGCTGGGAATCGCGGTACTCACCACAGCTTTCTTCAGCACCCTCGGCACCAAGCTCGGACAACTCCTCACCGCCACCGGCATGTCGACCACGGAGTCCGACCGCTTCACCGACACCGTCACCGACAGTGCGGGGTCGGCGATCGCGGCCCTCGCCGCCAATCCGCAGACCACCGTGGTCGCCGACGCGGCCCAGCTGGCGATGACCGAAGGAATCACCCTCATCGGCTACCTCGCCGCCGGTCTCCTCCTGCTCGGGCTCATCGCCACAGTCGCCATCCCCACCAACGCCGCCCCTTCCGTGCCGGATCGGTCCACACCGGAACCGGACCGGTCCACAGCCGCTACCCCGCCGCGCCCCATCAGCCGCCAAGGAGCCTGA
- a CDS encoding MarR family winged helix-turn-helix transcriptional regulator: MTGGVAAQRERLAEGLRAYGASFTELGRRFATLLGVHSTDAFALWEIASAEARGTPLSPAQLSRRISLSSGAMTALLNRLEKAGYVSRTREHTDRRIVTLRSSVQAREVADEFFRSVNERQDAILSQYPPEVLERFQELLDQLGATVDEALTEQVRQT, translated from the coding sequence ATGACTGGCGGTGTCGCGGCACAGCGCGAACGGCTGGCGGAAGGACTCAGGGCCTACGGCGCGAGCTTCACCGAGCTGGGCCGCCGGTTCGCCACCCTGTTGGGCGTACACTCCACCGACGCCTTCGCACTCTGGGAGATCGCCTCCGCCGAGGCGAGGGGGACCCCGCTGTCGCCAGCCCAGCTCAGCCGGCGCATCTCACTCTCCTCGGGGGCCATGACCGCGCTGCTGAACCGCCTTGAAAAGGCCGGGTACGTCTCCCGTACCCGGGAACACACCGACCGGCGGATCGTCACCCTGCGCAGCAGCGTGCAGGCCAGGGAGGTCGCCGACGAATTCTTCAGATCCGTCAACGAACGCCAGGACGCCATCCTGTCGCAGTACCCACCCGAGGTGCTAGAGCGGTTCCAGGAACTCCTCGACCAGCTGGGTGCCACCGTGGACGAGGCGCTCACCGAGCAGGTACGCCAGACCTGA
- a CDS encoding alpha/beta hydrolase, with the protein MASRIRTDRWRRFLYSAFVAVSVTVPMVGAARPGAVPTPAPLALAPLRAGVCADIVGRYAINLDGIRATEQMATDHGDRSRAAVLRTMADPTRQFLSFDGRDGGRTVEVFGDLCRAERIAVLVPGADTNLDSYQRLPADAEALHRELGDRIAVVAWLGYRTPATISPQVLTPGRAADGAAELRTFIRELGVAAPDARVALVCHSYGTVVCAQAAPGLQVADIVLYGSPGTGVDDVAGLRTSATVWAGRSTGDWIDNVPHLRLRLPFATIGLGADPVSPPFGARIFAAGDGGHSDYLKPGSVSLRSIAQIVAGEGPAEERGHA; encoded by the coding sequence ATGGCGTCCCGCATCCGCACCGACCGCTGGCGTCGCTTTCTGTACTCGGCGTTCGTCGCCGTGTCGGTGACGGTGCCGATGGTGGGCGCGGCCCGTCCCGGGGCGGTCCCGACACCCGCGCCGCTGGCCCTCGCGCCGTTGCGGGCCGGAGTGTGCGCAGACATCGTCGGACGGTATGCCATCAACCTCGACGGCATCCGAGCGACCGAGCAGATGGCGACCGACCATGGTGACCGGAGCCGGGCGGCGGTGCTGCGTACCATGGCGGACCCGACGCGGCAGTTCCTGTCCTTCGACGGCCGCGACGGCGGGCGCACCGTGGAGGTCTTCGGCGACCTGTGCCGGGCCGAGCGGATCGCCGTACTGGTCCCCGGCGCGGACACCAACCTGGACAGTTACCAGCGTCTTCCGGCCGACGCCGAGGCGCTACACCGGGAGTTGGGCGACCGGATCGCCGTGGTCGCCTGGCTCGGCTATCGGACACCGGCAACGATCAGCCCCCAGGTGTTGACGCCAGGGCGGGCCGCCGACGGCGCTGCGGAACTGCGTACGTTCATCCGGGAGCTGGGCGTCGCCGCGCCGGACGCGCGGGTCGCCCTGGTCTGCCACTCCTACGGGACCGTGGTCTGCGCCCAGGCCGCGCCCGGACTGCAAGTCGCGGATATCGTCCTGTACGGCAGCCCCGGCACCGGGGTCGACGATGTCGCCGGACTGCGGACCTCGGCCACTGTCTGGGCGGGCCGCAGCACCGGCGACTGGATCGACAACGTGCCGCACCTGCGGCTCCGGCTGCCCTTCGCCACCATCGGGCTCGGCGCCGACCCCGTCTCGCCACCCTTCGGTGCCCGGATCTTCGCGGCGGGCGACGGCGGCCACAGCGACTACCTGAAACCCGGGTCGGTGTCGTTGCGCAGTATCGCCCAGATCGTCGCCGGGGAAGGTCCGGCTGAGGAGCGCGGACATGCGTGA
- a CDS encoding acyltransferase family protein codes for MRDLVRRIEAATPPDRDRTVDALRALAICGVVLGHWLVTALVSDSGTLYATSPLPHLPGFTPVSWLLQTLAVFFLVGGQVAARSFAGTNARGGSYRRWLGMRMARLFRPVVVVLVVWTVAAGALLATGVPLATVRTLVGLVLSPLWFLLVFAALTVLTPLVVRLHPGWPLAVVLGVDVSRLVFGGPDWLGWINLLAGWLVPYCLGAAWARNRLRSRETGWVLLLGGVVATAVLVRWAGYPAAMVGVPGEGFSNLNPPSLAAVTFGLAQCGGALLLVGPLRRMLRRPAVWAGVALVNLSAMTIFLWHQTAMTAVTTLGLFAGWPLPGLHTVPDGVGWVAARLAWLPLFALALLVCWAAFHRHERGTRVVAVSR; via the coding sequence ATGCGTGACCTCGTACGGCGGATCGAGGCGGCCACCCCGCCGGACCGGGACCGCACGGTCGACGCGCTACGCGCGCTCGCCATCTGCGGGGTGGTGCTGGGCCACTGGCTGGTGACGGCCCTGGTCAGCGACAGCGGCACGCTGTACGCGACCAGCCCGTTACCGCACCTGCCCGGGTTCACTCCGGTCTCCTGGCTGCTCCAGACCCTGGCGGTCTTCTTCCTGGTGGGCGGGCAGGTGGCGGCTCGAAGCTTTGCCGGGACCAACGCCCGAGGCGGGTCGTACCGGCGTTGGCTCGGTATGCGGATGGCGCGGCTGTTCCGGCCGGTCGTCGTCGTGCTGGTGGTGTGGACCGTGGCGGCGGGAGCGCTGCTCGCGACCGGGGTGCCGCTGGCGACCGTACGGACCCTGGTCGGGCTGGTGCTGTCTCCGTTGTGGTTTCTGCTGGTCTTCGCGGCGCTGACCGTGTTGACCCCGCTGGTCGTACGGCTGCACCCGGGGTGGCCACTGGCCGTGGTGTTGGGTGTCGACGTGTCACGGCTCGTCTTCGGTGGACCGGACTGGCTCGGCTGGATCAATCTGTTGGCCGGCTGGCTGGTGCCGTACTGCCTGGGTGCGGCCTGGGCGCGGAACCGGCTGCGGAGCCGCGAGACCGGGTGGGTGTTGCTGCTCGGCGGGGTGGTCGCCACCGCCGTGCTGGTCCGCTGGGCGGGCTATCCGGCGGCGATGGTCGGGGTGCCGGGCGAGGGCTTCTCCAACCTCAACCCACCGAGCCTCGCCGCCGTCACCTTCGGCCTGGCGCAGTGCGGCGGGGCGCTGCTGCTGGTCGGCCCGCTGCGGCGGATGCTGCGGCGTCCCGCCGTCTGGGCCGGGGTGGCGTTGGTGAACCTCTCCGCGATGACGATCTTCCTGTGGCACCAGACGGCGATGACCGCGGTGACCACGCTCGGTCTGTTCGCCGGCTGGCCACTGCCCGGCCTGCACACCGTTCCCGACGGGGTGGGCTGGGTGGCCGCCCGGCTGGCCTGGCTGCCGCTGTTCGCGCTGGCCCTGCTGGTCTGTTGGGCGGCGTTCCACCGGCACGAGCGAGGCACCCGGGTTGTGGCGGTCAGCCGGTGA
- a CDS encoding 1-aminocyclopropane-1-carboxylate deaminase/D-cysteine desulfhydrase produces MHPGEPPPTTIPLRLPSPLVELADDRLDAAGVQLLVKRDDLIHPELPGNKWRKLKYNLATAAEQGHDTLLTFGGAYSNHIRATAAAGHYFDFATIGVIRGEEHLPLNLTLSYATSRGMRLTYLDRSTYRSKHTPMVVDTLRRDFGRFYLLPEGGSNPLAVRGCAELPGEIDAEFDVVCCAVGTGGTLAGISAGLGPARRAIGFSVLKGGEFLAGEVTRLQEQTYGTSFDNWHVEYGYHGGGYARTTPQLTEFADDFTERHGLSLDPIYVAKMMFGIFDLAERGAFAPGTRIVAVVTG; encoded by the coding sequence GTGCACCCCGGCGAGCCGCCCCCGACGACGATCCCGCTCCGGCTGCCCTCTCCCCTGGTCGAACTCGCCGATGACCGGCTCGACGCGGCCGGGGTCCAGCTGTTGGTCAAACGGGACGACCTGATCCACCCGGAGTTGCCCGGCAACAAGTGGCGAAAGCTGAAGTACAACCTGGCGACAGCGGCCGAGCAGGGCCACGACACGTTGTTGACCTTCGGTGGGGCGTACTCCAACCACATCCGGGCCACCGCCGCCGCCGGACACTACTTCGACTTCGCCACGATCGGGGTGATCCGGGGCGAGGAGCACCTGCCGCTGAACCTGACCCTGTCGTACGCGACCAGCCGGGGCATGCGGCTCACCTATCTGGACCGGAGCACCTACCGCAGCAAACACACCCCGATGGTGGTCGACACACTGCGGCGGGACTTCGGCCGGTTCTATCTGCTCCCCGAGGGCGGCAGCAATCCGCTGGCGGTACGCGGCTGCGCCGAACTACCGGGCGAGATCGACGCGGAGTTCGACGTCGTCTGCTGTGCGGTCGGCACCGGCGGCACCCTGGCCGGTATCTCCGCCGGGCTCGGACCAGCTCGGCGGGCGATCGGCTTCTCGGTGCTCAAGGGGGGCGAGTTCCTGGCCGGTGAGGTCACCCGGCTTCAGGAACAGACGTACGGCACCAGCTTCGACAACTGGCACGTCGAGTACGGCTACCACGGCGGCGGTTACGCCAGGACGACTCCGCAGCTGACGGAGTTCGCCGACGACTTCACCGAACGGCACGGTCTGTCCCTGGACCCGATCTACGTAGCCAAAATGATGTTCGGCATCTTCGACCTGGCCGAACGAGGTGCCTTCGCCCCCGGCACCCGAATCGTCGCGGTCGTCACCGGCTGA
- a CDS encoding TetR/AcrR family transcriptional regulator, whose product MPLGATTYYFKTLDDLTDAALTYAAELSVEGLRGWAEALDASADLPATLAELTTAYLADRPRVLLESEIYLAAAHRPELRPMARVWFDGLVEILEPHTTTPAAAQAAAVFIDGVLLRALNDTPLDTPTITAALAALLTTVR is encoded by the coding sequence GTGCCGCTGGGGGCCACCACCTACTACTTCAAGACCCTCGACGACCTGACCGACGCGGCGCTCACGTACGCCGCAGAGCTGTCGGTCGAAGGTCTACGCGGCTGGGCCGAAGCCCTCGACGCCAGCGCCGACCTACCGGCGACCCTGGCCGAACTGACCACCGCCTACCTGGCGGACCGTCCCCGAGTGCTCCTGGAGTCCGAGATCTACCTCGCCGCCGCCCACCGGCCCGAGCTACGCCCGATGGCCCGGGTCTGGTTCGACGGCCTGGTCGAGATCCTCGAACCTCACACCACCACCCCCGCCGCAGCCCAGGCGGCGGCGGTCTTCATCGACGGGGTACTCCTGCGTGCCCTGAACGACACACCACTCGACACCCCCACCATCACCGCCGCCCTGGCCGCGCTGTTGACGACAGTGCGATGA
- a CDS encoding DMT family transporter yields the protein MPFVLLGLAIAAEIIGTSLIKSTEGFTRLWPTLACLSAYAAAFFTLSQAIQKGLQVSIGYALWSGLGTTLIVVIGALFLNEPLTLTKVLGIALVVAGVVVLNLGGAH from the coding sequence ATGCCGTTCGTGTTGCTCGGCCTCGCCATCGCGGCCGAGATCATCGGAACAAGTCTGATCAAGAGCACCGAGGGATTCACCCGACTGTGGCCGACCCTGGCCTGCCTCTCCGCGTACGCCGCAGCCTTCTTCACGCTCTCCCAGGCCATTCAGAAAGGGCTCCAGGTCAGCATCGGCTACGCCCTGTGGTCCGGACTGGGCACGACGCTGATCGTCGTAATCGGGGCACTGTTCCTGAACGAGCCGCTCACCCTGACGAAGGTCCTCGGCATCGCCCTGGTGGTCGCCGGTGTGGTCGTGCTCAACCTCGGCGGTGCACACTGA